Sequence from the Pontibacter pudoricolor genome:
TCCTGCTTTTCATCTCGTACCGCCCGGAAAGCCATGATACTGTTAAGCGAACTGTTTAGTACGCCCTGCACTACATTGCTCAGTGTTTTAGAAGTAGTTACATCTACAAAACTAACCACTACACCATCTTTATTGCCGTCATGTTTCAGGTAAGGGATAATGCGCATCAGGTAAAATTTACCGTCAGTGGTTTCTACTTCCTGTTCAATATCTACCGACGTGTTATTTACCTTTTTAATATCCTCAATTAAGCGGCTGTATTTAAGGTTATGTGACAGGTGATGGATCGGCCTGCCAAGGTCGCTGTCTATAATATTAATCAGGCCATCTATAGACGGCGTAAATTTGCGGATAACCAGGAAGTGATCTACGAAGAGCTGCCCTACATTGGAACTCCTGATATAGTTGTCCAGGTCTTCGTTAAGCTCCTGCAGTTCTTTTATTTTTAGCTGATGTTCGGAGTTTACAGTGTGCAGTTCTTCGTTCAGCGACTGCATTTCTTCGTTAGAGCTTTGCAGTTCCTCATTCGATGACATGAGTTCCTCGTTGGTGCTCTGCAGTTCTTCGTTAGCGGTGCTCAGGTCCTGTACCGTTAACTGAAGGCTTTCACGGGCATCTTTCAGCTCTGTTTCCAGGGAAGTAAGCTGCTGGTAATAATCTGTGTCCGAAACAAAGCTAAGGTCTGTCACTTTTGGTATCGGGGCTACTTCTCCCATTTCCTGCAACAGGATAAGAATAACTTTGGGCTGCCCCTTGTCCATAACTATAGGCCGGATAGAAACATGCACCATCTGCTCCTTTTTACCCAACTTTACAGCTACCTGGCGGGCAATTACTTTACGGTCCTGCTTTATTGCCTTCCGGATGCCAACACTCAGCGTAACAGCCAGTTCTTCGGGCACCATTTTCAGCAGGTTAAAGTGCAGGCGCTTGTCCGGGAATTTCAGGAAACGGTTAATATCGCCGATGCCGTGCAGCAACTGGTAATTTTCATCTACATAAAGGCCGGTGACCTTAAAGTCTTCGGCAACGGCATCCATAAAACCATTGTTATACTGCACCACAGGCGAATTTTTGGCCTTCGCAATATGATCCTGGTAGCCGGCACTGTTTGTATAGTCTGTGATACCGTACGATTGCTTTATGCCTTTGCTTTCCTTTATTTTCCTGAAGAGCTTCCACTTTCTGTTCTCTTCCGAGAAAAAGGGCTTCATTTCGCCGATGTGCTCGCTTGGCCCCAGCAGCAGGTAGCCACCCAGGTTAAGTGCATACGGGAAAAGCGAAAGGACTTTATTCTGCAGGCTTGAGTTCAGGTAAATGAGCATATTGCGGCACGTGATCAGGTCGATCTTGCTGTAAGGCGGATCTTTCTGAAGGTCGTGCTGTGCAAAGACAACCATTTTCCGGATATCATCATGTATGCAATAGCGGTTTGCTTTGCGCACAAAGAACTTTTCCAGCCGTTCTGCCGATACTTGCTTTGCAATGGATAGCGGGTAACTGCCTTTGGACGCTTCTGTAATGGCCTGCTGGTCGATATCGGTGGCAAAAAGCTTAACATTTGGCTCCTGCTCTAATTTATCGTAAGCCTCCCTGAAAAGGATGGCAAGAGAATACACTTCTTCGCCGGTACTGCAGGCGGCAACCCATACTTTTACAGCTTCATTCGCTTCTTTCCCGGAAATTATAGTTGGTATAACCTCCTGCTCCAGTAGCTCAAAGGCCTCCGGGTCGCGGAAAAAGCTGGTTACATTTATAAAGAATTCCTGGCAAAGCTTTTTGATCTCAGCCGGATTGTCATGCAGAAAATCGAGGTACGATTTCATGTTTTTCACCTTCAGGTGATCCATGCGCTTGCGAATCCGGCGGTTTATAGTTGCCTCTTTATAGTTGGTAAAGTCGGTTTGGGTATGGATACAGATAAGGTCAAGTATCTCTTTAAATATGTCCTCGTCTTCGCCCTGTAAGTCTTGTTCTATTAAATTCTTCACCAGCGGTATTTTACGGGTGTACTCCATTATCTCCTCAGGCATGTTCTCTGGAGGCAGCACATAATCAACAAATCCGGCATCTATGGCACTGCGTGGCATACCGTCGAATTTAGCAGTGGCCGGGTCCTGCACTACAACCATTCCACCAGCCTTCTTTATAGCTTTCGCGCCTTTGGTACCATCTGTTCCGGTACCCGACAAAACTATACCAATAGCAAGTTTGCCGCGTGCCTTGGCAATAGATTCGAAAAAAAGATCGATTGCAAAATTCGGCTCCCGGCTGCGGGTTTTATCTTCCAGGCGAAGGCGGCCATGCTCTATAGTTAATTGTTTGCCACTTGGCAGAACATACACACAGTTTGGCCTTGTAAACATATTGTCTTCTGCCTCCTGTACCTGCATGCTGGTATGTTTGCTCAGTAATTCAGCCATCAGGCTTTTATGATCCGGCGAAAGGTGTTGTATAATTACAAAGGAAAAACTGGAGTTATTCGGAAAATGATCGAACAGTTTATGGATGGCCTCTAACCCACCTGCAGAGGCGCCGATACCTACCAGGTAATGATCTGTAGGTTTAGTGTCTTTGTTAGTTTTCAGTGTATTAGTTGATGCCATACTATGCGTTGATCTGTTTGCTTTCCGGGGAAGGTGGTATTATGATATCAGTGCTGTTAACCTATAGTTAGTATCTTCCCTTTAGCAGCTTTTCAAGTAGTGCATTACGCAAGGTATCGGCCGCGGTAAGCTCCTCCTTCTGCCACGGGGCAGATGTATTCTTAACTGTTTCTTTATAGATATGGAAGGAGTTACGCGGATGATAGCTCTTTCCATCAGGCTCCATCTGGATGGCATTGTTAGGGTCGCCGCCCCAGCTTACAGTCTGTATAAGCTCCGGCCTGAAGCCAAGTACAAATTCTCCCTGTTCGGCATTAACAGGAATAGCAATAAGGCCACTGGCCACCTCTTTATAGTCTTTGCTATGCGGATATTCTGACGGCAACGAATTGGTTACATACATTCCATCTGTTTTTGTGCGACGTAACCATGAGAGCAATTCCTTTACTTCCTGATTATTGGGAGTTATGCCTTTGGTCCATGTATTCCCTTCCGATGCTACTACTGCGCCCGAAAGCGACAACAGGTCCAGTATCGTAATGTCACCATCCAGCAGTCCTTCAGCAAAGTTAGACGATGTGTAAAGCTGCTCCATTAGCTTTAAATGGATGTTGCGTAGCTGCACCCGAAGTTCCATGTGCTCTTCTTTCTGCTTTGCCTCCAATTGTACTGAAAGTATGTCTGAGAGCAACTCCATTGCTGAACGAAGTTCGTACCTCGGGTATTTTGCCGTTTTATGGTGGCAGGAAATAAGCCCCCATAGCTTGCCTTCGATGATGATCGGGAGCGACATAGAAGCCGTGATCTTCATATTGGCCAGGTACTCTAAATGCACGTTGGCAACACTGCGCAGGTTGGTTTCAGAAAGATCGGTAAAACGTTGCGTAACAGGGTTGATGACCGGCACAAGGCGTACGGGCGTATAGTTGCGGTTAGGAATCAGGCGGTAAGGGTTACGGAAGTAAAGGTCGCGGGCCTGCTTGGGCACATCTGAGGCCGGAAAGCGAAGCCCCATGTAATCATCCATATCAGCTTCTTTCGCCTGCCCTATAACTATACCATTCCACTGTGTGTCGAACTGGTAAACAAGCACTTTGTCAAAACCTGTAAACTTCTTGAATTCTTCTGAAAAACGCTGTGCAAGTTCCTGCACCGTACCCGATTGTTTAAGAAGTGTGGTTATATATTTTATATCGCGGTAAAGGCTCGTAAAATGCTCTGTTCCAATTGCCGTATTTTCTTCCAGTTCAACCAGTATATAATCATCCTGCGGCAGCACTACTGCATCGAACGTCTTTTGTATGCCCTGCGCCAAAAATGGTAAGGTAAACGGAATCTTGTCCTGGCTGGCCTGGCCTGCTATTTTTGCCACTAGCTCTTCGTGTTTCTCCTGCGGAACGTAGGCAGAGAGTGGCTGCCCCAGTAATTCGTCAACTGAAACTGACAGTAAATCTCCGGCATTCTCACTTATCTGCAAGATCCTGTAGTCATTTTTTTCCAGCACCAGCAACACGCCATGTGGCTGTACCAGGTTTACCAGATGTAGCGGTATAGTTCCGCACATCTCGGAATCATAATTCTTATTTATTGTAATATTGATAGGTGCAGTTTTTTTGTCCATCGTTTTTTATAAAGGGTAATCTGCCCGACTGAGCAAATAGTAATCATATTCACTAACCACTTTGAACCAGAAGTAAAGCAGTTAATTATAATATTGTTTACAGTTTTACTCATGCACAACAGCGAATATGGTATACCCCAGTTTAAAGATATTACTAAAACAGAAAAAATCAGCGGTTTTCTACCCAATTTATAGCATCATTTCTCAAAACGAATCTGAGAAATTGCACCTCTGTTGCCATTAAACCCTGCAACTCACTGCCGATTTTGTCGCCAAAGCTGCCCGGTTTTGCTACATGAATAAAATTCTGAAGGCCAATGTGTTTCATTTTTCGTACCCATATACGGGAAAACCAGTCAATAGTATCAAACCAAACTGATTTGATGTTACTGCAATCGTTCACCAACGTTATACAGGTATTCGTTTCGCACCATTCTACCACCCAGTTCATCACCGGCTCTACCTGTGTTTTTGTAGAGTAACCATGCCATTCTGCAACTATAGTCATTGGGGTAGACAGGTAAGTTACCTTGCAATATATTCTGCCAAATTCATTCCTGAACTCTTGCGCTGGTGTAGGTGCATTGGCAGCAGACTTTATGTGATTTTGAGATATGGTCAGGGCGCTGAAGATTAAAATTTCATAACAGAAATATGCTGCTATGTTACCACGCTACCAGACGTTTTACTACCTGCACTTAAAGTTAATAAAGGAGGAACCGGAGGCTGCCCGGTTAAAAAAAACTTCTGATAGCTGCCAGATACAAAGATAGCCCGGCGAAGTGTATGAAACAGAAAGGACAACATTAAAGCTGTGTCAGGAATAAATTTAAACTTGTGTCGTAAAAAATACGACACAAGTTTAAGTGAAACTATAGTTCTGTTGCGAACTTATAGTTGATGACCGGTCTATGCCAGTTCATTTTCAAGGCAATAACGGATCAGGTCTGTGTTGGACGTGAATTTCATTTTCTCGAAAATACGGTTTCGATACGTATTAACGGTGCTCAGGGTAATACTCAGGTTCTCAGCTATACTTTTAAGCGATTCGCCTTCTGCTATTTTACATAGGATCTGGAATTCACGGTCAGATAATATCTCATGAGCAGCATCGGGTTTGCCATTGTTTACCACCGTTTCAGCAAGCAACTCAGCCAGCGAAGCCGAAATATACTTGTTCCCGTTCCATATTTTCTGGATGGCTGCTACCAACTCATCACCTGCACTTTCTTTCGAAAGATAACCGGATGCACCGGCTTTCAGTGACCGTAAAGCATAGGTTTTTTCGGGGTACATGCTCAGGATCAGTACCGGTATATTCGGGTAAAGACGCTTCATGTCCAACAGCACATCGAGCCCGCTTTTAACAGGCATATTAATATCCAGCACAACAAAGTTTGCCTGGCTTTTTTTCAGCTTATTAAGCACTTCCGCTCCATTCACAGCTTCGGCAACTACGGTAATATTTGGTTCGTCTTTCAGCACTTTCTTCAGTCCTTCCCTGATCAGCACGTAGTCATCTGCGATCAACAATTTAATCATTCTTTCTCTTGGGTATTCTAATTTCTAAATTTAAACAGTGGCAAGTGCAGTAAACGGCACTTCAAGTATAATTCTGGTTCCTTTATCAGGCATCGAATCAAACGTGAGGGTGGCACCAATACGGTCGGCTCTTTCCTGCATGCCAAGAAGCCCAAACGTCCTTAATTCTGTTAGGTTGTCTGCTTGCATTCCTTTTCCGTTATCTGTCACCTCAAACCGGAAATGATTATCCGCTTTATCTATTGTTATTGTTGCTGCAGATGCCTCTGAATGCCGAGCGATATTGGTTATGGACTCTTGTATAATCCTGAAAACTTCGATGGATGCCTCCTGCCCTAGCGGAATATATTTCAGCGAGGTGTTTAGTTCCATGGTAATGGCGGTGCGTTTCTGAAACTCCTGTGCCTGCGATTCGATCTCTGATAGTAACCCGAAATTATCAAGCACAGTCGGGCGCAGGGTAGCCACAATCTCCCTGACAGCTGTTATCGAACTGTTTATAGTTTTCATCATAGATTGCAGCTCGGCATAGAACAGGTCTTTTTCAATCTGGCCGGCTGCCAGCATTTTCATAATAAGGGTCAGGTCGATTTTTAAGGCAGTAAAGGCCTGTCCAAGTTCGTCGTGCAATTCACGGGCAATGTATTTGCGTTCGTCTTCGCGCATTACCTGTAAGTGCTTTGTAAGGGCCTGCAACTTTTTGTGCGACTCCGACAGCGATTCTTCCGCTTTCTTGTTTTCCCTGATCTGCTTCTGTAATTGCCTGTTAGCCTTTTGCAGCTCTGAGGTACGTTTTTCAACACGCAACTCTAGCTCAAAATTGTACTTCCCTAATGTATCATTCGCCAACTTTAGCTCCTGGTTTGTAGCAGCCAGCATTTCGGCAATGGCATTGGCTTTGTACTCACTCTCTTCCAGGGCCTGCCGCACAAATACCTGTTCTGTAATATCGGTTACCAACGTGTAAAATCCATGCACTACCCCATCACGTATGTCTGGCACATAACAGCAATGAATGTACTTCACAAAGTCTTCGCGGTAAGGCATGCGCGACTCAAAAACAATTGACTTTCCGGCTAGTACCTTATCAATATATCCTTTTACATTTTGATAAGGTACCTCGCCGATTATATCCCTGACCTTTCTGCCAATAAGGTCTTCTGACTTGATCCGAAACCACTTTTCGTAAGCCTTGTTAGCAAAGCGATATCTTTCCGCTCTATCCAGGTAACCAATAAGTACCGGGAGAGAGTTAGTAACAAGTCGCAGTTGCTTTACACTAGCTTCCTCGGCCTTGCGTGCCCTTACCTGCTCGGTCACTTCCAGGGCAAACACCACTACACCATTTACCTGTTCCTGGTCGTTATAACGCGCTTGCTGTATATACCGGAAATACCTGTCTTCCATCACACCATCTTCGGGCCGTACAAACGGGATCAGCATTTCCTTTTCTTCATGTGTGATACCGGTTTCATAAACCTTACGGAAGGTCCTGTAAACCTTATTATCCTTAATTTCCGGGAGAGCATCTAAAATTGGTTTTCCTAATAACTCACGCTCCGGGAAAAGCGCGGCATATTCCGGATTAACCAGTTCATACACCAGATCAGGGCCATCCAGAATACAGATTGCGGCTGGCGCCTGCATAAATAAACTGTTTAAACGCAGGCTTTGCCGTTCGGCATCTCTCTGTGCCACCCGAAGTTCCTTTGTTCGCTGCTCCACCCGGTCTTCCAGTTTACGGCTTAGTTCCTGCAAAGCCACGGCATTCTTTTCCACCTGCTGTCGGGATTTCACAAACTCAGTTACATCCAGTGAAAAGATCAACACACCACTTACCTGTCCCTGCGCATCAAACAGGGCCTGGTATATAAAATTCCAGTACAGGTCTTCTGCAGGCTGGCCCTGGTAACGGGACAATGGTGCCAGCAGCTCTTTACCCTCGAACGTTTCTGCAGTGTCATATACCTTCCGGATTATATCATAAACAGGTTGGTCCTTCAGTTCGGGTAAAGCTTCAAACAAAGGGAGCCCCAGCATCTCACGCCCTGGGAAAAGTTGCTGATAGGTTTTATTCACCACCTTAAACACCAATTCGGGACCTTCCAGTAAAGCAAAAGCGGCAGGTGCCTGCTCAAACAAACGTTCCAGTCGGAGCCGTTGCTGTTCGGCCTGTGCTAAGGCGTTCCGTTCACGTTCCTGGCTTTCCTTCAGCTGCCGTTTGGCACAGATTTCTTCCGTAACATTAATTGTTTCATGGAGAATGCAGGCCACGTCTCCCTCTTCGTTCAGTATAGGTACTGTGTTTGTGTTCCAGTAACGTTCTATAAAACTGCCTGTGTTCTCAGGATCTGAAATGTCATATCGCAGGGCTTTTAGTTTGTAGGGTACTCCTTTTGTAAGTACCCGCTGAAACACTTCTTTCAGAGTAGCTGTTGGCGATACTTCTGATGCACCCGGGTTGTCAGGAAATATATCAAAAATATACTGCCCTACTATGTTTTCGCGTATTGTAAAAGTTTCTTTCAGCAAAGAATCTGTAGCTCCCAGTATGCGCAGCTCCTGCGAAACTATAAGCCCTAACTCAGACTGAGCTTCAAATATTTTCAATAAAGGCAGGTTTTGGATACTACCCATTTCCTGTAAAGTAGAAGATGAACTGTGAGACATATTCGTGTCTTTATAGTTAAACAAATCACTACTGAACACAGTCATCATTACAGTTGAAGTGCTCGCTACTACCAGCGCTGAACGCTGCGGCTAAAAGAAAACGGATGCATGCCGAGGCAATGCAATAAGAGGAGCGCCTTAGTGGCTCCGCAAACTATACTTTAACCGATACGGGTTCGGCAAAAGTCTTTACTGAACAGCAAAGAGGCAGAACAAATTCATTTTAGCTGATTTGCTACCAGTTAATTGCCATGTTTACCAGCAACGCACTGCTGTATGGAAACACATAAAATCAGCTTCTTTTTATAGTTGCAGACAGGAGTTGGTTAGTATAAACAATATATACCATCATTAACATAAACCTCATTATCAGCGTACTAAATTAACTGTTGCTTTTGCAGCTTATCTGTAGCAAATACAAAAATAACTAAGGGAAATAACTCTTAAAAAAATGGTAGAAATAAACGTAGAAAGAAAAAAGAAACCGGTATGGCCCTGGATACTCCTGCTGCTTATAGTAGGACTTATTATATGGGCAATTGTTGAAATGACAAACAACAACAACGATACGGTTATTGATGAAAACCCCGGCACAGGCATGGTTATTCCGGCACATCAACAACAGCCATACTACTCTAAAAAAATTGCATAAAAAGCACCTGTAACAAACTATAACTATGAAAGACAAAGAACTAAGAAATGACAGACTGATAGCACTAAGTGCTATGAAAGACTACAAAGTGGCAAAAGACAACCCCGATGTACTGGGCTGGAGAGTAGTGGGCGCTGATGGCGAAAGCTTAGGTATTGTTCGCGACCTGATCGTGGACCCCAAGGTAATGAAGGCCCGTTACCTGTCTGTGGTAGCAGACCGCAAATTTTTTAAAACTGATAACGACCAGCACTTATTAGTTCCGATCGGTGCAGCGGCCCTCGATAAAAAAGGAAGAAAGGTTTTCTTGTCGGCAATAGACTCCAACTCTATTGGCAGGTACCCGGTATACCAGGGCGGCCCGATTACGGAAGATTACGAATATGCTGTACGGGAAACATACCAGCGGTCACAGCGCGATGTGCTGCATGATGACCCGAACAGGTATAAAGAAGAATTTGATGAGGCGCTGACGAGAACCGACCGCGAACCTCAGGAAATACGCGAAGATTTTTACAACACGGATACCTATAACGAAGATCGGTTCTATACCTCAGACCAGGAAGTGTACCGCGACAGGGCCTACCCTACTTATGAAAATGATCAGACAAGCACAACTATAGATACGAACCGGGAAGTCAGTCCACAATCTGTAGAGGAATCGATTGCAACTATAGAACGGCTGGAACAACTCCGGGAACGAGGTGCCCTTACATCAGAAGAATTTATTACCTTGAAAAGGCGTGCTCTGAACCTGTAAGCCAAAGAAATTTTATGGTAGCGCACTACTCCGCCGGCAACTATAAACTGGCTGGGTTTATAGTATAAAAACTGCAATCCTGATGCGTAACACAATGTTTAAATTGTCGGGCACCCTCCTTCTATTTCTGTTTGCTTTAGCTGCTTTCAGGGCTCCTGATATATCCCGGCATGCACTAGCCGCAACCGGTCAGATTAAACAAACCGACAGCCTGGAGAGTGCCTGGCGTTTAACAGGTAAAAATAAAGCAGATGGCATTTCAACTATAAAACTTGTGCAGGATGGTTACTTTTACTGTAGCTGTTTACGATGAGCAGAACAGGAGATTTATAGGTACTTACGGCGGTACTTATAGTTTAGCAAACGGCCACCTGACTGAGAACTATGAATTCAGCACGTTCGATGCTACGCAGGTTGGCAGAACGGTTACCGGTACGTCAACTATAAAAAATGGCAGGTGGCAGACAACCGGGCCTGGTAACAAAACTGGTGAAGCCTGGAAAAAACTAAACGAGCAGAACAACAACTCGCCGCTGGCTGGCACATGGTGCATAACGGGCCGCGAGCGCAATAGCGAAATGAGCGCCGTGCGTCCGGGACCACGAAAAACGTTAAAGATTTTGTCAGATACACGTTTCCAGTGGATCGCTTTTAACACCGAAACTGCAGAGTTTTCCGGCACCGGCGGCGGCAGGTATACTGCCGAAAATGGCAAGTACACCGAACACATCGAATTCTTTTCACGCGACTCGAGCCGGGTTGGTATGCAGCTTAGCTTTAACTACGAAGTAAAAGACGGCAGATGGCAACACTCCGGTCAGAGTAGCACTGGCAGTAAAGTAAACGAGATCTGGGAACGGATAACTGCAAAGTAAACTATAGTTTCTCAGGCGAGAAGCTTAGTCTTCCTTCTGCTTTATAGCATCATAAAATACAGGGCTAAAATAGCGCAGGTTTTCGACGACGCAGGCCAGGCTGTAAAACTTTTCGGGTTTCACTTCAGAAGTGTTGGCTAATGCTTCTAAAATTGTATCAAGGACTTGCGTATAGTTTGTTTCAAATTCTTCGGAGGTCATAAGTACGTGGCTAAAATATTGTATACCAAAAGATACAAACTAAAACTTATAATAATTCGATTTAAGGAAAAAAAAACGCGGAACAGTTTCCTTCCCCGCGCTTTTCATTTAATATAAACTATAGGCTATAGTTTATACAACTCCTTCCTGTCCTGCTACGGCTTCCATGCTTATAGTTTTTTCATCTCTGCTTTATTCAAACTGCTTTATGACAGCAGCGTCGTAAGCTGAAGAAGTTAACCGGTCAGGTTCAAACATCTCAGTCCTTTATTGCCTGTCAGGCAATTTGCTAAAGTTTCTTTCATCATCCTGAAAACGCGCTAAACAATATCCTAAACGAAATGAATCTCATATATAGAAAATAAAACCAGTACTATAAATAAGAGAATATCATCTCAGATTATTCAAACCCCTCAGAAAACATTTCCGTATTGTAACAAAGCACTATTTTATTAAACTTTGCTAACTCTGCGAAGGTATAGTTATTATAGAACTAGTGCTTATTCTCCCTTAAGCGGGCTTCTGATATGAAACCACATATATACCTTTATATATTCTTTTTCGGCTGTCTATTATTTCAAACTTCCTGTGCTAGCAGGCAGAATTCAACCTATTTTAACAATGCCAGCAAATCAGAATATACCCAGCAAGTAGAAAACCTTGAGCCTATTATCCAGAAGAACGATCTCCTGAGCATATCTGTATACAGTCTGAACCCTGAAGCAACAGAAATATTTAATGAATCAAACGCCAATACAGGACGATCTTCAACGGCAACAAGCAACATCTCTCAGTCTGTAGGCTACTTAGTAGATCAGGAAGGAAACATACAGTTCCCGCTTTTGGGGCGGGTAAAGGCAGCCGGATTAAGCAAAAAGGACCTGAGAGATAATATCAGAACGGAACTGCTTAGAAGAAAGCTTTTAATAGAACCTAGTGTAGATATCCGCTACTTAAACTATAAAGTTTCGGTACTGGGTGAGGTTGCCCGCCCTTCTGTGCTCACCATTCCGAATGAAAAAATAACGCTGCTTGAAGCTTTAGGCCTGGCAGGGGACTTAACCATCTTTGCTAACCGCGAAAATATACTGCTTATAAGGGAAGAAGAAGGGAAGAAAAAGCTGACACGCATAAACTTAACAACGGATGAGCTTTTCACTTCCCCTAATTACTACTTGAAATCCAATGATATCATTTATGTGGAGCCAAATAAAACTAAGATTCAGAGTGTAAGTCCGGTCAGGCAGTGGCTGCCGGTTGTATTCAGCGGATTATCTATTGTTGTGATTGCTATTGATAGGTTGACGAGATAATTATTTATAAAGCTTATGAGTAAAACAGTGCCAAATACTGCCGGAGAGAATATCCTTCCTGCGTTAGTTAACAAGTATTTTCCTTATTGGCCATTGTTCGTGCTTTTAGTAGCTGCTGCCCTGGCATTTGCCTGGGCTTACCTAAAATATTATGCCACACCAACATACGAGGTTACGGCATCACTTATGATGAAAGATGAGAAAAAAGGTGTCAGCGATTCCAGGATGACAGAATCAATAGACGCATTTATGTCAAATAAGATTGTTGAAAATGAGATTAATGTAATACATTCTAATTCCTTGATGAAAAAGGTAGTAGAGGAGCTTGATCTTACTACGCCTGTATATGAGGAAGGACAGTTCAAAGTTTTGTCTGCCTACACTTCTTCCCCTATCAGGATAACCCTGAAAAACCCTGATAAAACGGACGAGCAGGAAAAGATCTACTTCTCATTTAATAAAAATAACAGCACTGTAAAGATAGGCAACACAGCTTACCCGCTTAACAAATGGGTAGATACACCTTACGGAACGATGCGGTTCACGAAGAATAAAAACATGACCCGTGTACCTGATGGCCCTTTATATTTCTCCATTTTAAGTCCAAGCAGGGCATCTGACCAATTACTACAAAAGATCACAATTGAGCCATCCGGAAAGCTATCAACTATAGTTTACCTGTCTCTATATGATAGTGTGCCGAAAAGAGGTGAGGATATACTTAATGCGTTGATAAATGCTTACAGCAATTTGGCTATTTCTGAAAGGAACAAGCTGGCAATTCAGACCCTTAGTTTTGTGGAAGACAGGATAAAGCTGATAGAGGACGAATTGGAAGAGCTTGAAAGCAAAGTAGTAAAATTTAAATCTACCCGGGGGCAGTAGACCTGAGTGAACAGGGAAGAATGTATTTGCAGAATGTAGGCGATAACGACCGTAAGATAGCTGAAATAAATACGCAG
This genomic interval carries:
- a CDS encoding chemotaxis protein CheB, yielding MASTNTLKTNKDTKPTDHYLVGIGASAGGLEAIHKLFDHFPNNSSFSFVIIQHLSPDHKSLMAELLSKHTSMQVQEAEDNMFTRPNCVYVLPSGKQLTIEHGRLRLEDKTRSREPNFAIDLFFESIAKARGKLAIGIVLSGTGTDGTKGAKAIKKAGGMVVVQDPATAKFDGMPRSAIDAGFVDYVLPPENMPEEIMEYTRKIPLVKNLIEQDLQGEDEDIFKEILDLICIHTQTDFTNYKEATINRRIRKRMDHLKVKNMKSYLDFLHDNPAEIKKLCQEFFINVTSFFRDPEAFELLEQEVIPTIISGKEANEAVKVWVAACSTGEEVYSLAILFREAYDKLEQEPNVKLFATDIDQQAITEASKGSYPLSIAKQVSAERLEKFFVRKANRYCIHDDIRKMVVFAQHDLQKDPPYSKIDLITCRNMLIYLNSSLQNKVLSLFPYALNLGGYLLLGPSEHIGEMKPFFSEENRKWKLFRKIKESKGIKQSYGITDYTNSAGYQDHIAKAKNSPVVQYNNGFMDAVAEDFKVTGLYVDENYQLLHGIGDINRFLKFPDKRLHFNLLKMVPEELAVTLSVGIRKAIKQDRKVIARQVAVKLGKKEQMVHVSIRPIVMDKGQPKVILILLQEMGEVAPIPKVTDLSFVSDTDYYQQLTSLETELKDARESLQLTVQDLSTANEELQSTNEELMSSNEELQSSNEEMQSLNEELHTVNSEHQLKIKELQELNEDLDNYIRSSNVGQLFVDHFLVIRKFTPSIDGLINIIDSDLGRPIHHLSHNLKYSRLIEDIKKVNNTSVDIEQEVETTDGKFYLMRIIPYLKHDGNKDGVVVSFVDVTTSKTLSNVVQGVLNSSLNSIMAFRAVRDEKQEIADFNWTILNNKTESMLGQSQADLLNTSVLQVMPFLKKSGLLRKFIKVVETDQPIHIEQQLEIKGEKVWYEIAAVKMGDGITVTMADITEKKTSEDKVLMAYEELKIAEENLIKLNNELELRVNERTRALASSEERFRMVSMATNDVVWDWNLVDNEIWWSDNLKTLLGYENEEMGQGMEGWLKLVHPDEREDVLNGINKAINTGKDQWSGEYRLQKYDGSYAYVSNRAYIMHNEYQMPYRVLGSFIDLTDLKNTQEELQQTNEHLLRVIEDLDTFVYTASHDLKSPIGNIEGLMLLLEDQIESAGPLPGEPTQPVFEMMKGAITRFKNVIKDLTDIAKVQRNIDGEVEVVNVQEVFEDVKENMQEFIDSEHAEIEFDFDNAPQINFSKKNLHSVLYNLISNAVKYKARNRPPKIVLKTERADGYVMLSVKDNGLGISKENIAKLFILFKRFHSHVDGTGMGLYIVKRLIDNANGSIDVISREGEGTTFKLYFKA
- a CDS encoding GAF domain-containing protein is translated as MDKKTAPINITINKNYDSEMCGTIPLHLVNLVQPHGVLLVLEKNDYRILQISENAGDLLSVSVDELLGQPLSAYVPQEKHEELVAKIAGQASQDKIPFTLPFLAQGIQKTFDAVVLPQDDYILVELEENTAIGTEHFTSLYRDIKYITTLLKQSGTVQELAQRFSEEFKKFTGFDKVLVYQFDTQWNGIVIGQAKEADMDDYMGLRFPASDVPKQARDLYFRNPYRLIPNRNYTPVRLVPVINPVTQRFTDLSETNLRSVANVHLEYLANMKITASMSLPIIIEGKLWGLISCHHKTAKYPRYELRSAMELLSDILSVQLEAKQKEEHMELRVQLRNIHLKLMEQLYTSSNFAEGLLDGDITILDLLSLSGAVVASEGNTWTKGITPNNQEVKELLSWLRRTKTDGMYVTNSLPSEYPHSKDYKEVASGLIAIPVNAEQGEFVLGFRPELIQTVSWGGDPNNAIQMEPDGKSYHPRNSFHIYKETVKNTSAPWQKEELTAADTLRNALLEKLLKGRY
- a CDS encoding response regulator; this encodes MIKLLIADDYVLIREGLKKVLKDEPNITVVAEAVNGAEVLNKLKKSQANFVVLDINMPVKSGLDVLLDMKRLYPNIPVLILSMYPEKTYALRSLKAGASGYLSKESAGDELVAAIQKIWNGNKYISASLAELLAETVVNNGKPDAAHEILSDREFQILCKIAEGESLKSIAENLSITLSTVNTYRNRIFEKMKFTSNTDLIRYCLENELA